Below is a window of Humulus lupulus chromosome 2, drHumLupu1.1, whole genome shotgun sequence DNA.
AAAAAAAAACCTTAAAATTCTCACAAATTTGAAAGAGGCCATACATAATCATATATTCTAAAACTACAAATTCACCTAAATAATCTATCATAACATTTTACACTAAATACAAAAATGTACAAAGTAATAAATACCAAAATCAAATGCATATTGATTTcctttttcacaaaataaaaaataaacccaaaatcaaattatatatttaagATTAAAAGTAAACTTAAAACGTGGATGGTTAAGATAAATTCAATCAGAATATAGGCATTGAAATACAACTAGAATATACTTAAATACTTATACTTATACTTAAATATACTTAAATacacaacataaaacataagcaaCATTAAGAGGAACATAAGCAACATTAAGAGGAACGAAAACAAAGTGTGTGACAAATACCTTGATCATTGACTCCTTTTCTGATGAAATCCCACAGAGGCACCGAACCTTTGTTTATGACTGAAAAGAGTGATCATCAATTTCCCCTTTGACTTTCACATTATTGCTATCTGAGACACCCTGTCCCTTTGACGCTAAATCAGGGGCTGCAGACACTTGCATTTTTCTGAGAAACAGGAAAATGTATTTTCTAAGGGAAAAAAAATAGACTGTAGCAAAAAGAGTAGAATCCAGTGACTTTATGAATCAGATAGTGCAAGATATAAGACAaacctatatatgtcatctacaAGCTGTGCCACCTGTTCCTTCCCCACAGCATTCTTCTTTGCCCACAATTTAGAAACTGTAAAAGAGAACATAAATTCAGCTAGAATTAATTTCACACAAAATAAGAGAATTTAGACCACaaccaggacatggtaaaagcaAGAAACCTCAAAGCAGAATGCTCAATtacagtactaataagcacaagTTTGAGCAACCCAACCAAATTCTATACCAGGCTACAATGCCAGAAAACTAAATTTGAAATGGAAACTAACCTATAGAAAACATaataataacttttttagaaaaacaaAGATGTGTGATGTTGGCAGTCACTGTTTTAGTGTTTAAGACTGACTATTTAATAGATATCTACCTAGACAAACATCAACTACATAGCCAAGGTCCAAATATATAAATTTCATtggaaagaaaagtaaataacacaagactGACAAATGCAAATGAAAGGAATTTAGCTATTTTCAGGTAGGAAAGCAAAAAAACACACCATCTATACCTTGATCATCAGATAAAACAACCAATATCCGGTCAACAAGGTCCTGCATTAATAACAACAAATGTAAAGTCATAAAACACCAATCCAAAAACATTAACAAGATGCTCAAAATGAATCATTAAAACAAACACCCTTCTAGTAAAAGCATAAATAGACAATATTTAGACTAAAATTCATTAGTCTTGTGCAAGTAAGGTGTCATCGCAGAAAATTATTCTCAGATGGGAAACTGTTACAAGAACTTGATGTTATTGTATCTTTATTACAGATAATCATCAAGTTAAGTGATCAAATCCCTGCCCCTACTGTCAAACTGTTTGCCTTTCTCCCATAATTGCGGGAGAGGCAGATAAATAAGAAAAAATTAAGATTTATTGAGAATACACACCAATACAAAAGTCAATTGTGTATGAATTCTGTATTAACTgaataaccaaaaaaaaatacTAGTACAACCTTTTCTCTTACTAGTGGGTTACACAACAGGAGGTAACCCTCTCCCTTGCCCATAATCCCTTCCCATAAGAAAGGCAAAATTTGACCTGATGTTCTGCGACATGACACCAAATGACTAACAACTACCAATTAAACTAGCTAGCACCTTCTCAGTAAAACCTTTACAAAGCCAACATCACAAAGAAGTTATTGGATTATGCATACCAAAAAACAAATAGTGCTACTCCTAATCAACAAAAAAAGGAGCAACATGTAATTTTTAAACGTTGAAGCCAAAGTGTGATAAATTGCCAAATCCACATGCAGGCAACACCCAGCACAAACAATTTCTTTAGCATCTCACCTGCTTCTTCCCCTGCTTTGAAAGACCTAAGTGAGTGAGAACATCCTTAAGCTCTTTTATTCTAAAATATGCCAACTTTTCCTGCAACAAAAACAAACACATCAATAAACCTTGAATGCAACATCAACAATTCAACGTACAAACACTTTCAAATAATTTCATCCTAAAATAATTTCAACACCCAAATGATTGAAATAGAGAAGTACCTGAGAGCCAGCAAGCTCCTCAAACTACTTGACCCAATCATCCATCATAGCATTATTACCCAAGTCCGGAACAAGTGGCCTGGCaaataatattgagcataacaTTTTCTTACTCAATATACAATACTCAGATTCAAGAAATCCACAGATAATAACAAGATTCAAAAAGAAGATATATTTGATGTGGTAAACAACATATGAAAATTAAACactgtaaaaaaattaataccctCATACGAAGACTGCGTCCACCACGAATGGCAAGGTCAGCCACCAAAAGAGCACATATATATTACTCGGAGATCGTGAGCTCAAGCACCGCCGCACCCACGCCGTAGACCCATCGCCGCAAGCACCGTCGCACCCACGAgcgagccacgccgtagacccacgagTCAAGCCTCCCTGTCACACGACCCCATCACCTTGTTgcacacctgcaacaaacagagagaaagaaagaaagattgaacgagAGAGTTgctgagagagaaagatagagcatGAGAGAGAAACAAAGGAGGCGTAGGGTTATTAGGgattttttcttttgtctttcatTTGGCGCCGAAGTGTATAATTTACCGCCTAAAATTTTTAGTCGGGTCAAACAATAGCTTTTTTTAAAATAtgctatattttaatgtaatatataggcataattgttgtagtggtgggcctaatcaattaataacaattaataaaacgaaggtttaaattcctgtcttttggaccttgtatggaagatagggggcctttgtagtgggaacgacatactggacccagccctcctccatacaagcccaattgttaaggcccatttacctgagttggacttaattgtataggttcattatattagttaaacctaaatattgattagcaacaaattaattctaaattaattgaatttgtttcaatgtgacactttagaattaataagaaattataggactttggtttaaaaaaaatttaatctgtttaattttttttaggaaaaccatagtcattaattttctaaaaataaataataaaaatactatttttaattttataatgagcttattttaagaattttatttgatctccaccgctggtttaacatagtcaatagcttaatggggcctcgaggcgctttgattcatccccctacggaaggtgttcattagttattttgacaaggttagatttcgaaagatagataattatagatcaaattctactagactcacccctacggtgactactaggactaaatctatgattattgaaaccgtgggtctagctcataaaataagagattttgttttcttattttgatcgaatagtaggttgttaataatggtgtccattattaaatgagtttacaactctatttaactagtggtatttttgactctcgccaaccgggacaaggatatcatagattagttaaaaacctaaagaaatagagatatgattgtttttggtattttttctcatatcttacatatttttggtatatgttgtgctatttcttgaaatttgtgtgaatagaagttttattgagcaaatgtgattaatttctattttattgataatttgtagttttaagctaagtagtgtttgtgtctactcccatcccttctcaactttcgatggagaaactcactagaaaaaacttccttaattggaagcagaatatcaacataaagttgattggtgacaactctgaattcgtcatgattgaggaatccccagaatgagcaccgtgtccgcacgttagtgatggcaccgtcaatgctcgtgatggtaccgtaaatgcttggatagcaccgtctctgcacgttcgtgatggcaccgtaaattctcatATGGCACTGTGTCTGCaagttcgtgctcaactcaactatggtctgacgcagctcatgaacgagcttcagattattgaacctgtcatgggtggacctagtaaaggaggtgaaaataagattactgatgttgttgctgatctagctaaggttgaagctcatccagcttcgtctttgaaagctagaaacaataggaaaggtggacaaagcaacaaccccaagcctacaaaggctgcaaagacgagtgcacaaccacgtgcacagacgcctaaggggaagaacatgaaaaacaaagcttcttgaatcgtgggaggaagtgaacgaaggcagattaaagcttagagttgggaacgaagcgttcgttgcggtccaagctagaggaagagctcatctgaagttcggaaataaatttttaattttaaaagatgtgttatttattccggattttagtagaaatttaatttcagtttccatgttgcaattagaacgatttgttatgactttcacaagttttaatatatctatttctttcaatggatcacaattgtgtattgcatgtttggaaaacgggctttatattctgcgacctaacgaacccctcgctcttaataatgatttattcaaagtagctaaacctaggaccaataaatgtcaaaagacagataacaataatatgacatatttatggcacttgagactaagtcacattggctatgataggattcaaagacttacaaaggatggacctttgagggaactcaccttaggtgaattacctgtttgtgaatcttgtctagaaggcaaactgaccaagcgcccattctctgcaaagggcgatagggccaaagaaccacttggtcttgtgcattcagatgcttgtggacctttgaatatacaagccaggggtggttttgagtatttcgtcactttcattgacgattactctagatactcatgtctttacctaatgcataggaaatcataaacattttcaaagtttcaggaattcctagcaatggctcagaaccaattaggtaaaaggttaaagatcttgcgatctgataggggtggagaatatttggatatgcagttccaagatcatt
It encodes the following:
- the LOC133815804 gene encoding E3 SUMO-protein ligase SIZ1-like, translating into MCLFLLQEKLAYFRIKELKDVLTHLGLSKQGKKQDLVDRILVVLSDDQVSKLWAKKNAVGKEQVAQLVDDIYRKMQVSAAPDLASKGQGVSDSNNVKVKGEIDDHSFQS